Proteins found in one Microbacterium sp. SSM24 genomic segment:
- a CDS encoding flavin-containing monooxygenase: MTRVEVAIVGAGFAGIGVAIALQRAGRHDIVLLERGGSVGGTWRDNTYPGIACDVPAHLYGFATHPNPAWSGTFATGAEIHGYLDRVVDAEGLRDRLRLNTRMHTAAWDAAREVWRIEAGSSRGSQGSAGEEGDAGDVIEADVLVLACGRLTEPAIPRLPGLEHFPGPVFHSARWDHSADLAGARVGVVGTGASAVQIVPQLARTAAQVTLFQRTPAWIVPRGGEAYSDDDRTRFAADPASLEALRADLYAEGEERFASRSGDSAAAAAAEAVARAHLERQVADPALRAALTPDYAFGCKRVLLSDDFYPAVASGAVSLVSAALSAVEGSTLVASDGSRHDVDALVLATGFASTRQPYAELVVGEQGRSLAEHWSGGMTAFASTVVSGFPNLFVLNGPNASLGHSSSVLMIEEQAGYVARTLDDRAGRTLRVDPGAERAYTDEIAQAAASTRWMTGGCRNWYVDERSGRLTLLWPGTVDAFRARLARADGSEFLPSSEPALEGSTA, encoded by the coding sequence GTGACGCGGGTCGAGGTCGCGATCGTCGGGGCCGGATTCGCCGGCATCGGCGTCGCCATCGCGCTGCAGCGAGCCGGACGCCACGACATCGTCCTGCTCGAGCGCGGGGGCTCGGTCGGGGGCACGTGGCGCGACAACACCTACCCCGGCATCGCGTGCGATGTGCCTGCGCACCTGTACGGCTTCGCGACCCATCCGAACCCGGCGTGGTCGGGCACGTTCGCGACCGGCGCCGAGATCCACGGGTACCTCGACCGCGTCGTCGATGCGGAGGGCCTGCGCGACCGCCTGCGGCTGAACACCCGCATGCACACCGCCGCCTGGGATGCCGCGCGCGAGGTCTGGCGCATCGAGGCCGGCTCCTCGCGGGGCTCGCAGGGCTCGGCGGGCGAGGAGGGCGACGCGGGCGACGTGATCGAGGCCGACGTGCTCGTCCTGGCGTGCGGGCGGCTCACCGAGCCGGCGATCCCGCGGCTGCCGGGACTGGAGCACTTCCCCGGGCCGGTGTTCCACTCGGCGCGCTGGGATCACTCCGCCGACCTCGCCGGCGCCCGCGTCGGCGTGGTGGGCACCGGGGCGAGCGCGGTGCAGATCGTTCCCCAACTGGCTCGTACGGCGGCACAGGTGACCCTGTTCCAGCGCACACCGGCGTGGATCGTGCCCCGCGGCGGGGAGGCGTACTCCGACGACGACCGCACGCGCTTCGCCGCGGATCCCGCATCGCTCGAAGCCCTCCGTGCCGACCTGTACGCCGAGGGCGAGGAGCGCTTCGCCTCCCGCTCGGGCGACTCCGCCGCCGCGGCCGCCGCGGAGGCGGTCGCGCGCGCTCACCTCGAGCGCCAGGTCGCCGACCCCGCGCTGCGCGCGGCGCTCACGCCGGACTACGCGTTCGGGTGCAAGCGAGTGCTGCTGTCGGATGACTTCTACCCGGCCGTGGCGTCCGGCGCGGTGTCGCTCGTGTCCGCCGCACTCAGTGCGGTCGAGGGCTCGACGCTCGTCGCGTCCGACGGCTCGCGCCACGACGTGGATGCGCTCGTGCTCGCGACCGGCTTCGCGTCGACGCGTCAGCCGTATGCCGAGCTCGTCGTCGGAGAGCAGGGCCGATCGCTCGCCGAGCACTGGTCCGGCGGGATGACGGCGTTCGCGTCGACGGTCGTATCGGGCTTCCCGAACCTGTTCGTGCTCAACGGCCCGAATGCGTCGCTCGGCCACTCCTCGTCGGTGCTCATGATCGAGGAGCAGGCCGGCTATGTGGCGCGCACCCTCGACGACCGCGCCGGCCGCACCCTCCGCGTCGATCCCGGGGCCGAACGCGCGTACACCGACGAGATCGCGCAGGCCGCGGCATCCACCCGATGGATGACGGGCGGATGCCGCAACTGGTACGTCGACGAGCGCTCGGGGCGGCTGACGCTGCTGTGGCCCGGTACCGTCGACGCCTTCCGCGCGCGGCTCGCCCGCGCCGACGGATCCGAGTTCCTCCCGTCCTCCGAACCTGCTCTCGAAGGGAGCACCGCATGA
- the cofG gene encoding 7,8-didemethyl-8-hydroxy-5-deazariboflavin synthase CofG produces the protein MTFVASPVVSPPETVLALDRAAAGERLDAADAAALLGATGAEFERLLHLAGAARDAGLAASGRPGVITYSRKVFVPLTTLCRDRCHYCVFVDTPGQLLKKNKPAFMSPEQVLAVVRQGRAMGCKEVLLTLGDRPEDRWPEARAWLDEHGFASTLDYVGHIARLVTAETGMLAHLNPGVMSAEELRMLRPTAPSMGMMLETTSRRLFEEPGQVHYGSPDKDPALRLTVIEDAGRERIPFTTGILVGIGETLHDRAESIIAIRDAHERHMVDGPTGRQGHVQEVIVQNFRAKPRTAMQGAPDAELIEYVAAVAVARLVMGPRMRIQVPPNLSDTAEFDLLVRAGADDWGGVSPLTADHVNPERPWPHLDDLAARTAELGYELRERLTAHPEFVRDPETWLDPAMRGPIAALADPVTGLATRDAVSNAGETGVGSSPDRLADTFLPSSSPSGSASGIRRIAETAASDPLALDDAEWVSLLEATGADLDALTATADDVRRYTVGEAVSLVVNRNLTSSGLRRTATDDPAAFTLDDAAAIALDAADLGATEVCVQGLLPASEDPSGYLDLARVVKSATPGVHLHAYRPQDVRDLADRSGLGLDGALAAMRDAGVDTVPGTGVKVLSERVRALVAPGDLAVDRWVEGITAAHRAGFRSTSVIFYGHVETAAERIVHLRALRAIQDETRGFTEFVPIPLPGPVGGVPLVPGRSPLDEHRAMVAVSRLALSGSIPHVQIPWTRVGRAASAVLLQSGGDDLGGTLLDGRVKPEAGIEHGLELPVADAAAIAARLFRPFRLRTTDYRTLRTSPAGAAP, from the coding sequence GTGACCTTCGTGGCCTCCCCCGTCGTCTCGCCTCCGGAGACCGTCCTCGCGCTCGACCGCGCGGCCGCCGGCGAGCGCCTCGACGCCGCAGACGCGGCGGCACTGCTGGGCGCGACCGGCGCCGAGTTCGAACGGCTGCTCCACCTGGCCGGTGCTGCGCGGGACGCCGGGCTCGCGGCATCCGGTCGTCCTGGCGTCATCACGTACTCGCGCAAGGTGTTCGTCCCGCTCACCACGCTCTGCCGCGATCGCTGCCACTACTGCGTGTTCGTCGACACGCCGGGACAGCTGCTGAAGAAGAACAAGCCGGCGTTCATGTCGCCCGAGCAGGTGCTCGCCGTCGTGCGGCAGGGGCGGGCGATGGGCTGCAAGGAAGTCCTGCTCACACTCGGCGACCGTCCGGAGGACCGCTGGCCCGAGGCGCGCGCCTGGCTCGACGAGCACGGCTTCGCGTCCACTCTCGACTACGTCGGTCACATCGCCCGGCTCGTCACCGCGGAGACCGGCATGCTCGCGCACCTCAACCCCGGCGTCATGTCGGCGGAGGAGCTGCGGATGCTGCGCCCCACCGCCCCCTCGATGGGGATGATGCTCGAGACGACGTCCCGCCGGCTGTTCGAGGAGCCGGGGCAGGTGCACTACGGGTCGCCCGACAAGGACCCCGCCCTGCGCCTGACCGTCATCGAGGACGCCGGTCGCGAGCGGATCCCGTTCACCACCGGCATCCTGGTGGGGATCGGCGAGACGCTGCACGACCGCGCGGAGTCGATCATCGCGATCCGCGACGCGCACGAGCGGCACATGGTCGACGGCCCCACCGGCCGGCAGGGGCACGTGCAGGAGGTGATCGTGCAGAACTTCCGCGCGAAGCCCCGCACCGCGATGCAGGGCGCGCCCGATGCCGAGCTGATCGAGTACGTCGCCGCCGTCGCGGTCGCGCGGCTGGTGATGGGTCCGAGGATGCGCATCCAGGTGCCGCCGAACCTCTCCGACACCGCCGAGTTCGACCTGCTCGTGCGCGCGGGCGCCGACGACTGGGGCGGCGTCTCGCCCCTCACCGCCGACCACGTCAACCCCGAGCGCCCGTGGCCGCACCTCGACGACCTCGCCGCCCGCACCGCCGAACTCGGCTACGAGCTGCGGGAGCGCCTCACCGCGCACCCCGAGTTCGTGCGCGATCCCGAGACGTGGCTCGACCCCGCCATGCGGGGTCCGATCGCCGCGCTCGCGGATCCCGTGACCGGGCTGGCGACGAGGGACGCCGTGAGCAACGCGGGAGAGACCGGGGTCGGCAGCAGCCCCGACCGACTCGCGGACACGTTTCTCCCGAGTTCTTCGCCGAGCGGCTCGGCGAGCGGCATCCGGCGGATCGCCGAGACCGCGGCATCCGACCCCCTCGCCCTCGACGATGCCGAATGGGTGTCGCTGCTCGAGGCCACCGGCGCCGACCTCGACGCGCTCACAGCGACCGCGGACGACGTGCGCCGCTACACCGTCGGCGAGGCCGTCAGCCTCGTCGTGAACCGGAACCTGACCTCGTCGGGCCTGCGCCGCACCGCCACGGACGACCCGGCCGCCTTCACGCTCGACGATGCCGCGGCCATCGCCCTCGACGCCGCCGATCTCGGCGCGACCGAGGTGTGCGTGCAGGGGCTGCTCCCGGCGTCGGAGGACCCGTCCGGCTACCTCGACCTCGCGCGCGTCGTGAAGTCCGCGACGCCGGGTGTCCACCTCCACGCCTATCGCCCGCAGGACGTGCGCGACCTGGCCGATCGCAGCGGCCTCGGCCTCGACGGAGCGCTCGCGGCGATGCGGGATGCCGGCGTCGACACCGTGCCCGGCACCGGCGTGAAGGTCCTCAGCGAGCGCGTGCGCGCGCTCGTCGCGCCCGGCGACCTCGCCGTCGACCGGTGGGTGGAGGGCATCACGGCCGCGCATCGTGCCGGCTTCCGGTCGACGAGCGTGATCTTCTACGGACACGTCGAGACGGCCGCCGAGCGCATCGTGCATCTTCGCGCGCTGCGCGCGATCCAGGACGAGACGCGCGGATTCACCGAGTTCGTGCCGATCCCCCTCCCCGGTCCGGTCGGAGGAGTGCCGCTGGTGCCCGGACGCTCGCCGCTGGACGAGCACCGCGCGATGGTCGCCGTGTCGCGGCTGGCGCTGTCGGGCAGCATCCCGCACGTGCAGATCCCGTGGACGCGCGTCGGGCGCGCGGCATCCGCTGTCCTGCTGCAGTCCGGAGGCGACGACCTCGGCGGCACCCTGCTCGATGGCCGCGTGAAGCCCGAGGCGGGCATCGAGCACGGGCTGGAGCTTCCCGTGGCGGATGCCGCGGCCATCGCCGCACGCCTGTTCCGCCCCTTCCGGCTCCGGACGACCGACTACCGCACGCTGCGGACCAGCCCCGCGGGGGCGGCACCGTGA